One Embleya scabrispora DNA segment encodes these proteins:
- a CDS encoding ornithine cyclodeaminase family protein codes for MSTPAQAIGTIERTLLAGLDPEGAPPRSSVAVPAGELLLMPAAGSSHVGVKIAGVAVGNPARGLPRITGSYLLLDGPTLRPLALFDGAALTTLRTPAVSAVAVRRLAVADAAHLVLFGTGPQAYGHLAALLAVRPLSRLTVVARRVEAARELVEHARAFGLAATVGTPDAVADADIVVCATTAREPLFDGTLIPAHAAVVAVGSHEPTAREVDTALVRRSAVYVEARSAAAKEAGDLLLAGWDGTRDAGVNLAELVRGEATVPKDRPRFFKSVGMSWEDLAVAVDIHRRHKGN; via the coding sequence GTGTCGACCCCCGCCCAGGCGATCGGGACGATCGAGCGCACGCTGCTCGCCGGACTCGATCCGGAAGGAGCACCGCCCCGGTCGAGCGTGGCCGTACCCGCCGGGGAACTGCTTCTGATGCCCGCGGCCGGGTCGTCGCACGTGGGCGTCAAGATCGCGGGGGTCGCCGTCGGCAATCCGGCCCGGGGGCTGCCCCGGATCACCGGCAGCTACCTGCTCCTCGACGGGCCCACCCTGCGACCGTTGGCCCTGTTCGACGGCGCCGCGCTGACCACGCTGCGGACGCCCGCGGTCAGCGCCGTCGCCGTCCGGCGGCTGGCCGTCGCCGATGCCGCGCACCTGGTGCTCTTCGGTACGGGGCCGCAGGCGTACGGGCACCTGGCGGCCCTGCTCGCCGTGCGGCCGCTGAGCCGGCTCACGGTGGTCGCGCGACGCGTCGAGGCGGCCCGGGAACTGGTCGAGCACGCCCGCGCGTTCGGCCTCGCGGCGACGGTCGGGACGCCGGACGCGGTCGCCGACGCCGACATCGTGGTGTGCGCGACCACGGCCCGCGAGCCGCTGTTCGACGGCACGCTGATCCCCGCCCACGCGGCCGTGGTGGCGGTGGGCTCACACGAGCCGACGGCGCGGGAGGTCGACACCGCGCTGGTTCGGCGCTCCGCCGTGTACGTCGAGGCGCGCTCCGCCGCCGCGAAGGAGGCCGGCGACCTGCTCCTCGCCGGGTGGGACGGGACCCGCGACGCCGGGGTGAACCTCGCGGAGTTGGTCCGGGGGGAGGCGACGGTCCCGAAGGACCGGCCGCGGTTCTTCAAGAGCGTCGGGATGTCCTGGGAGGACCTGGCCGTCGCGGTGGACATCCATCGACGGCACAAGGGAAATTGA